Proteins from a genomic interval of Zingiber officinale cultivar Zhangliang chromosome 2A, Zo_v1.1, whole genome shotgun sequence:
- the LOC122039671 gene encoding uncharacterized protein LOC122039671 produces the protein MEKVGDTVVDMESLAQSPDECCSGSPKTPKALSRKSSMRPERHNGEELEVDETLKRLLVKVVPAQVEQLKQPLVPFKTLHAVQSVPNSPDPPDSGEGKNKRLNRLTFIHPRKILLFFATL, from the exons ATGGAGAAAGTTGGCGATACAGTTGTGGATATGGAAAGTCTTGCACAATCACCTGACGAATGCTGCTCTGGAAGTCCAAAGACACCA AAGGCCCTCTCTCGCAAGAGTTCAATGCGCCCAGAAAGACATAATGGTGAGGAGCTAGAAGTAGATGAAACATTGAAAAGGCTTCTTGTGAAAG TTGTACCTGCTCAGGTGGAGCAACTGAAACAACCCCTCGTGCCCTTCAAAACCCTCCATGCTGTGCAATCTGTACCTAATAGCCCTGATCCCCCAGATTCTGGAGAAGGAAAGAACAAAAGATTAAATCGCTTAACCTTCATCCATCCACGAAAGATTCTTCTATTCTTTGCAACCTTATAA